Proteins encoded within one genomic window of Flavobacterium oreochromis:
- a CDS encoding FemAB family protein, translated as MFTIVLYNSNYYTIWNRFIETSENATFLFHRDYMEYHQERFEDFSLMIFDHKTLVGVLPANRIDEVLYSHQGLTYGGFYFSSKLTLDKIEIILQDIFHFLNENNIKEIILKQIPNLYLQYHQGIDFLLFNRYKSLLVKREMNLMINYRTLFSISKSKMKRFNKLDKLGLEIRKETSLMPFWTNVLTPRLMERYKTKPVHSLLEIQKLRDLFPSNIVQYSVYFENKIIAGITLFISERGIKSQYGATTVLGEKYRALDFLFIKLIQKYKDSFHFFDMGTVSNSSSLGYNIGLLQQKKELGCSIYNLDTYKIEIGNTVN; from the coding sequence TTGTTTACAATCGTATTATATAATTCTAATTACTATACTATTTGGAATCGATTTATTGAAACATCCGAAAATGCTACTTTTTTATTTCATCGTGATTATATGGAATATCATCAAGAGCGTTTTGAAGATTTTTCATTAATGATTTTCGATCATAAAACATTAGTAGGAGTCTTGCCAGCTAATAGGATAGATGAAGTATTATACTCTCATCAAGGATTAACCTATGGAGGTTTTTATTTTTCATCAAAATTAACTTTGGATAAAATAGAAATAATTCTTCAAGATATTTTTCATTTTTTAAATGAAAACAACATAAAGGAAATTATATTAAAACAAATTCCAAATTTATATCTACAATACCACCAAGGAATAGATTTTCTTTTATTTAATCGTTATAAGTCTTTATTAGTTAAACGAGAAATGAACTTAATGATTAATTATAGAACATTATTTTCAATTTCAAAGAGTAAAATGAAGCGCTTTAATAAATTAGATAAATTAGGGTTAGAAATAAGAAAAGAAACCAGTTTAATGCCTTTTTGGACTAATGTTTTAACACCTAGACTAATGGAACGTTATAAAACAAAACCAGTTCATTCCTTATTAGAAATTCAGAAATTGCGAGATTTATTTCCTTCTAATATTGTACAATATTCTGTTTATTTTGAAAATAAAATTATAGCTGGAATTACACTTTTTATATCAGAAAGAGGAATAAAATCACAATATGGAGCTACTACTGTATTAGGGGAGAAATACCGAGCACTTGATTTTTTATTTATCAAATTAATTCAAAAGTATAAAGATTCATTTCATTTTTTTGATATGGGAACAGTTAGTAATAGTAGTTCTTTAGGGTATAATATAGGTTTACTACAACAAAAAAAGGAATTAGGCTGTTCAATTTATAATTTAGATACATATAAAATTGAAATTGGAAATACAGTTAATTAA
- a CDS encoding TrmH family RNA methyltransferase, which translates to MKQISSIQNSYIKSLNLLQEKAKERKRTGSFLIEGIREIELAKKGGYQIDTILTCTEIIPKFNSSEFEYNQIIEISKEVYHKLAYRDTTEGILAVAKTKSFKLEDLKLPNNPLILVAEAPEKPGNIGAILRTADAANLDAVIIANPKSDLYNPNIVRSSVGCLFTNQIATGTTNEIIEFLKTNHINFYAATLQNSTHYHIQDYTKPTALIVGTEATGLSEKWRTEATQNIIIPMQGAIDSMNVSVAAAILIFEAKRQRNFK; encoded by the coding sequence ATGAAACAAATTAGCTCAATTCAAAATTCTTATATCAAGTCATTAAACTTACTACAAGAAAAAGCAAAAGAAAGAAAGAGAACAGGAAGTTTTTTAATTGAAGGAATACGTGAAATAGAATTAGCTAAAAAAGGTGGTTATCAAATAGATACCATTTTAACATGTACTGAAATAATACCCAAATTTAATAGCTCTGAATTTGAATACAATCAAATTATTGAAATATCAAAAGAAGTATATCACAAATTAGCCTATCGTGATACTACTGAAGGAATTCTTGCTGTTGCCAAAACAAAATCATTTAAATTAGAAGATTTAAAACTACCTAATAATCCTTTAATACTAGTTGCAGAAGCTCCTGAAAAACCAGGAAATATTGGAGCCATACTTCGTACAGCAGATGCAGCTAATTTAGATGCTGTAATTATTGCTAATCCTAAAAGTGATCTTTACAACCCTAATATTGTAAGATCTAGCGTAGGATGTCTTTTTACAAATCAAATTGCTACAGGTACGACTAATGAAATTATAGAATTTCTAAAAACTAACCATATTAATTTTTATGCAGCTACCCTTCAAAATTCAACACATTATCACATACAAGATTATACAAAACCAACTGCCCTTATAGTAGGTACTGAAGCTACAGGATTAAGTGAAAAATGGAGAACGGAAGCTACTCAAAACATAATAATACCTATGCAAGGAGCCATAGATAGTATGAATGTATCCGTTGCAGCCGCTATCCTAATTTTTGAAGCAAAAAGACAACGTAACTTTAAATAG